A part of Sugiyamaella lignohabitans strain CBS 10342 chromosome D, complete sequence genomic DNA contains:
- the PCL7 gene encoding Pcl7p (Pho85p cyclin of the Pho80p subfamily; forms a functional kinase complex with Pho85p which phosphorylates Mmr1p and is regulated by Pho81p; involved in glycogen metabolism, expression is cell-cycle regulated; PCL7 has a paralog, PCL6, that arose from the whole genome duplication; GO_component: GO:0000307 - cyclin-dependent protein kinase holoenzyme complex [Evidence IPI] [PMID 16611745]; GO_component: GO:0005737 - cytoplasm [Evidence IEA,IEA]; GO_component: GO:0005634 - nucleus [Evidence IDA] [PMID 16611745]; GO_function: GO:0016538 - cyclin-dependent protein serine/threonine kinase regulator activity [Evidence IDA] [PMID 12407105]; GO_function: GO:0019901 - protein kinase binding [Evidence IEA]; GO_process: GO:0005975 - carbohydrate metabolic process [Evidence IEA]; GO_process: GO:0007049 - cell cycle [Evidence IEA]; GO_process: GO:0051301 - cell division [Evidence IEA]; GO_process: GO:0005977 - glycogen metabolic process [Evidence IEA]; GO_process: GO:0000079 - regulation of cyclin-dependent protein serine/threonine kinase activity [Evidence IEA]; GO_process: GO:0000079 - regulation of cyclin-dependent protein serine/threonine kinase activity [Evidence IDA] [PMID 12407105]; GO_process: GO:0005979 - regulation of glycogen biosynthetic process [Evidence IGI] [PMID 11602261]; GO_process: GO:0005981 - regulation of glycogen catabolic process [Evidence IGI] [PMID 11602261]; GO_process: GO:0031647 - regulation of protein stability [Evidence IMP] [PMID 16611745]), which produces MNIELHDNGKEAMMDSGGVNTANDGDGAGDASNAPTTNTDPSAITSGGDSGLHGNENENENIDTKQGTESNSNETTTEEGPTFDESFPPLSSQPDIMSISPKQALFYLHQSLTSLIKLHENLLLNRRDSPVVIDDDVMDSGSETASGGFSAGTGTGTGTAGSGSSYSKNTGVPATDSIVQTSGDASDEFSPINSGSIPPPSSSAMGNFQNSRRRSHRYSDISPISMSDRRLSSGGGSSGHHIKSNEDEDYDILSPHSPGGSSHPSGPHMANYQSYLRRQRKTTSLLAEAAEVASLVLQGGTTTLQDEYARLKKSSMSWPAGSPSGSGSSIPSSPATSPVSLRPSPSTGSVSSIQEQKLVIARRFWSKTTPQISVQKYLLRLYKYCPSSTSAYLSAGLYIYRLCIILQTIPLTDLSVHRLALAAIRIACKGIEDINHSQSRFAMAAGVSTSDLYRLEIALLFLLDFNIKVDHDALQRALDVWAEVEVQARHVLERPVLSPVVQ; this is translated from the coding sequence ATGAATATAGAGTTGCATGATAATGGTAAAGAAGCTATGATGGATTCTGGAGGAGTGAATACAGCTAACGATGGGGATGGTGCTGGAGATGCCAGCAATGCTCCTACAACGAATACAGACCCGAGTGCAATTACaagtggtggtgattcTGGATTAcatggaaatgaaaatgaaaacgaAAATATAGATACAAAACAAGGGACAGAGTCTAACTCGAATGAAACGACTACCGAAGAGGGACCGACTTTTGATGAGTCCTTTCCACCTCTATCGTCACAACCAGATATAATGTCCATCTCGCCTAAACAGGCATTATTTTACCTCCATCAATCATTAACCAGTCTTATAAAACTGCATGAAAACCTTCTGTTAAATCGACGAGACTCTCCAGTTGTTATTGATGACGATGTTATGGACAGTGGTAGTGAGACTGCAAGTGGTGGGTTTAGTGCTGGTACCGGTACTGGAACAGGAACCGCTGGAAGTGGTTCTAGTTATAGCAAAAACACAGGAGTTCCCGCGACAGACTCGATTGTCCAGACTTCTGGAGACGCGTCTGACGAGTTTTCTCCAATCAATTCTGGCAGCATTCCACCTCCATCTTCGTCGGCAATGGGTAACTTTCAAAATTCCCGCAGGAGGTCTCATAGATACAGTGACATCTCGCCGATTTCCATGTCTGATAGACGACTGTCTTCTGGAGGAGGTTCATCTGGACATCATATCAAATCcaatgaggatgaagacTACGACATATTATCACCTCATAGTCCAGGTGGCTCGAGTCACCCGTCTGGTCCACATATGGCCAACTATCAGTCGTATTTAAGAAGACAGAGAAAGACCACTTCATTACTGgcagaagctgctgaagtaGCATCTCTGGTTTTACAAGGTGGAACTACCACTCTTCAAGACGAATACGCACGTCTCAAGAAATCGTCTATGAGTTGGCCAGCAGGCTCGCCATCCGGATCAGGCTCGTCGATTCCCTCATCTCCAGCAACATCACCAGTTTCATTGCGACCCAGTCCATCCACTGGTTCGGTGTCGTCAatccaagaacaaaaacttGTCATTGCACGACGGTTCTGGTCAAAAACGACACCGCAAATCAGTGttcaaaaatatctttTACGATTATACAAGTACTGTCCATCATCTACATCAGCCTATCTATCGGCTGGGTTATACATATACCGTCTCTGCATTATCCTCCAAACGATTCCTCTCACCGATCTCAGTGTCCATAGactggcactggcagcTATCCGCATAGCATGCAAGGGCATTGAGGACATCAACCATAGTCAATCTCGGTTTGCAATGGCGGCAGGAGTCTCAACATCGGATCTGTACCGACTGGAGATTGCCCTCCTGTTTTTACTCGACTTTAACATCAAGGTCGACCATGATGCTTTACAACGTGCTTTAGACGTATGGGCCGAGGTAGAAGTACAAGCCCGGCATGTTCTCGAGCGCCCTGTTTTGTCTCCTGTTGTCCAGTAA
- the FLC1 gene encoding Flc1p (Putative FAD transporter; required for uptake of FAD into endoplasmic reticulum; involved in cell wall maintenance; FLC1 has a paralog, FLC3, that arose from the whole genome duplication; GO_component: GO:0005935 - cellular bud neck [Evidence IDA] [PMID 14562095]; GO_component: GO:0005783 - endoplasmic reticulum [Evidence IEA]; GO_component: GO:0005783 - endoplasmic reticulum [Evidence IDA] [PMID 16717099]; GO_component: GO:0005789 - endoplasmic reticulum membrane [Evidence IEA]; GO_component: GO:0000324 - fungal-type vacuole [Evidence IDA] [PMID 14562095]; GO_component: GO:0016021 - integral component of membrane [Evidence IEA]; GO_component: GO:0016021 - integral component of membrane [Evidence ISM] [PMID 12192589]; GO_component: GO:0016020 - membrane [Evidence IEA]; GO_function: GO:0015230 - FAD transmembrane transporter activity [Evidence IMP] [PMID 16717099]; GO_process: GO:0015883 - FAD transport [Evidence IMP] [PMID 16717099]; GO_process: GO:0009272 - fungal-type cell wall biogenesis [Evidence IMP] [PMID 16717099]; GO_process: GO:0006457 - protein folding [Evidence IMP] [PMID 16717099]; GO_process: GO:0006810 - transport [Evidence IEA]) yields the protein MVGRRLLSFVALAVSSWVAGARAENILKASSLVTCMENSALTASEFDVVFTPDNRTVSYDVSANVAISGNVTALVTVYAYGINIIEKKLDPCDMNMNQLCPLTSGQIDIQSHSTLSESIVSSIPGVAYNVPDIDAVVYVRILDDTNTMQACIQASFTNTKTVDHVAVKWVTAVISGIGLLTSAILSMWGNSYTAAHVATNSLALFAYFQSVVIVCMQAVDRVPPIASAWAQNLAWSMGLIEVEFMQKIFRWYVQATGGTPTTYLRFKTISILVQKRNVLENYLNPRFRDFLATHGQTVSDFLSRNVRLLASRGTSEGKIDTVAHSSSTLLVLRGIKRMAYQAGIEQTAVVLTGFTFFVLICVALAIVFAFVRFVLIFAFKSKYDYFRTNWKAMLKGTILRLVFIGFSQLLILSLWEFIERDSAAVIILAVFFLILSIGILAWNSFKVFVIGQRSIATHDTPVYLLYSEPEVINKYGFLYTQFEGNHYYFIAPVLIYTFVKACFISFAQSSGKTQGIAIFIIELAFVILVGIKKPYMDKITNAINITIGSILTLNAFFFMFFSGLFGQPMYVSSIMGVIFFVLNAAFSLVLLLFTLITCTIVIFFKNPDSRYKPAKDDRASFIQEQGKPNPDVLGEFTALGAAARADHDDAGLLHPSPHTGADDASISSSYPSEKRHSGYEVSTYDESESSATPRTASKQDVKTAWEPLAE from the coding sequence ATGGTTGGCAGACGGTTGCTTTCGTTTGTGGCATTGGCAGTGTCGTCATGGGTGGCAGGAGCTCGTGCCGAGAACATTTTGAAGGCCTCATCACTCGTCACTTGTATGGAGAACTCGGCGTTGACGGCGTCTGAGTTTGATGTGGTTTTTACGCCCGACAACAGGACTGTCAGTTATGATGTGTCGGCCAATGTGGCTATTTCCGGTAATGTCACTGCTCTGGTGACGGTATATGCGTACggtattaatattatcgAGAAAAAACTTGATCCGTGTGATATGAACATGAACCAGTTGTGTCCGTTGACTTCGGGCCAGATCGATATCCAATCACACTCAACTTTATCCGAATCCATTGTCAGCAGCATTCCTGGAGTTGCTTATAATGTTCCGGAtattgatgctgttgtatATGTTCGAATTCTCGATGATACAAATACCATGCAAGCATGTATTCAGGCCTCGTTCACCAATACTAAGACTGTTGACCATGTGGCTGTCAAGTGGGTCACGGCTGTCATTTCTGGTATTGGTTTATTGACATCTGCTATTCTGTCCATGTGGGGTAATTCCTACACAGCAGCTCATGTCGCTACCAACTCGTTGGCTTTATTTGCTTACTTCCAGTCGGTGGTTATTGTTTGTATGCAGGCTGTTGATAGAGTTCCTCCTATTGCTTCAGCATGGGCTCAGAATCTCGCGTGGTCCATGGGTCTTATTGAGGTTGAGTTTATGCAAAAGATTTTCCGTTGGTATGTCCAGGCTACAGGTGGTACACCCACCACATATCTTCGATTCAAGACTATTTCGATCCTCGTGCAAAAGAGAAATGTCCTTGAAAACTACTTGAACCCGCGTTTCAGAGACTTTTTAGCTACTCATGGTCAAACTGTCAGCGACTTTTTGTCTCGTAATGTGCGATTACTTGCCAGTCGAGGCACTTCAGAAGGCAAAATCGATACTGTCGCTCATAGCTCGTCTACTTTATTGGTGCTTCGTGGTATCAAGCGTATGGCATATCAAGCCGGTATTGAGCAAACAGCCGTTGTTCTCACTGGATTCACCTTTTTCGTACTCATTTGTGTGGCTCTGGCTATtgtatttgcatttgtCAGATTTGTGCTGATTTTTGCGTTCAAGTCAAAGTATGACTACTTCCGAACCAACTGGAAAGCCATGTTGAAAGGCACTATTTTGCGACTGGTGTTTATTGGATTTTCGCAGCTGCTGATTTTGTCGTTGTGGGAGTTTATTGAACGCGACTCGGCTGCCGTGATTATTTTGGCAGTGTTTTTCCTGATTTTGTCCATTGGTATTTTGGCGTGGAACTCGTTTAAAGTGTTTGTGATTGGCCAACGATCTATTGCCACTCACGATACTCCAGTATATTTGCTGTATTCCGAGCCCGAGGTTATTAACAAGTATGGATTTTTGTACACCCAATTTGAAGGCAACCACTATTATTTCATTGCCCCTGTGCTCATTTACACCTTTGTCAAGGCATGTTTCATTTCGTTTGCACAATCCAGCGGCAAGACTCAAGGTATCGCCATTTTCATTATCGAATTGGCGTTTGTGATTCTCGTGGGAATCAAGAAGCCATATATGGACAAGATCACGAATGCTATTAACATTACTATTGGCAGTATCTTGACGTTGAATGCGTTCTTTTTCATGTTCTTTTCAGGACTGTTTGGCCAACCCATGTACGTATCGTCGATTATGGGAGTCATCTTTTTTGTGCTCAACGCGGCATTTTCACTTGTGCTGCTGTTATTCACGCTCATTACCTGTACTAttgtcattttcttcaagaacCCCGACAGCAGATACAAGCCAGCCAAAGACGACCGAGCCTCGTTTATCCAAGAACAAGGGAAGCCCAACCCCGACGTTCTTGGCGAGTTCACAGCACTCGGAGCGGCAGCTCGAGCCGACCACGACGACGCTGGTCTGTTGCACCCATCGCCACACACCGGAGCCGACGACGCCTCAATATCGTCGTCGTACCCCAGCGAAAAGCGCCATTCTGGCTACGAGGTGTCGACATACGACGAGTCCGAGTCCAGCGCCACCCCGCGTACCGCCTCCAAACAGGACGTCAAAACCGCCTGGGAGCCGCTCGCCGAGTGA